The Acipenser ruthenus chromosome 11, fAciRut3.2 maternal haplotype, whole genome shotgun sequence region CACTCCTTTGTGGTGGATAGCCTTCTAGTATTCTGAAGGttattttttcaaaagttttttgGTATTGAGTGCTGCAAATGAGTCTATTTAGTACCTGAACAAAGAAAAGAAGGTGCACAGGAGGGACCCAGACTAATTGCCACTCTGCTCTGTTGAGACTGATAGATTGAATTAAACTAGGAGGGGCATGAAAAACAACCCTTCTCTTTCTTGTGGGACAACCACAGAGAGGATTAGTGCTTCTGAGCCCTCATTTCAAATACTGCAGGTCAAACAATACGGTTTGTCCATTTGTACAAAACAAGGCTCTGTCACACCTGTAGTTGATATAAAAACCAGGGTGGTCTTTAACTTCATTATAACTTAGTTACAATGTACAAAGGCCTGCtagccatcatcatcatcattttaaaGAATAACTGAATAGTAAAATAGATCATTTAAAGTAATTTCTCTGAAGTCTTCAAGAAAGGGTATTTTGTTACTGTTTACTGTAACCCGATTGTATTTAAAACTCTGTATTTAAGATCCAAACGTTCCCAGCTGAGGTTTAGAGGTACCAAAGCAGGTATCGAGATGACCCAAGGCAGGACCAGTACCACAGTGCCTCCGAGGTGTAATCTGTAAAttcagctggggggggggggggggggagagctgCCATTTTTTTACCCGTCCTGAAACAGTGCCTAATAGGCAAACAATTGTAACTAAATATATAATTTcacctacatttaaaaaaaaaaaatctctacgGTGGTCTGGGAAAGGCATTAGGATATTACCATACAGTATGGCACTTTAACTTGCAAACATACAAATACACTGACTGAACAGGTCCCTAAAGTATTCCTAAGAAGTAACTCAAGCCCAGTTTAAAAAAGGCCAATTTATATTTGtcaactaaattattaaaaaaaaaaaaaaagagaaaaaaaagaaacttcacctGCACACCTGAAGCTCTGGGCTGTGAGTCCCTTCTCCACAGCGAGGGTGGTGAGGATGCCTAGGAAGCTGGTGGTCACAGACTGCCTCTTGCTCCTCTGTGGGTTCTTGGCAGGCTTCCCCCGGAGGGTGACATGAGAGGGCTGCCCAGAAGCCTTCTGCAACGCTGCAGCCACTCTGATGGCTTCTGCCCAGTCCAGGGTCTTGTTCTCGCTCTCCGCTCGGAGACACAGCCCCTCCTCAGGGAAGATGACCTGGAACCGGGAGACGCAGCCACCGCTCACGTCCCGCTGCACCGCCACGCAGGTCCCAATGTTATAACGGAAGAGGGGGTCTGACACAGGCCCTCTCCCCTCCGTGGGGAAGGCCACAAGGTGGCTCTTACTCAGCACAAAGGTGAAGGCCTGCCAGTTGTTCTGGTTCGTCAGCTGATACAGCACCCCGGTCTTCAAGACATCCTGGCAGTGCTGTGTGAACAGGGGTAGGGCCGTGGGCCTGCTGAGCTGCCGGGGAGCCTGGGTGGTGGGTTTATCCTCCTGTGGAGCTGGCCGCACTGCTGAGATTCGTTCCAAAAGCCTCTGCTCCCAGTCGAGAGCTTCCCACTGGGACTGGGCTCGAAGCTGGAGCCGGGTGTTGTTGAAGAAGACGGCGTCCACTATTTTGGCATCCTGGTTGTCGGTGGCCACGACGCTGTGGCAGTGGGACAGGGAGTACGCAGTGCAGAGCTGCTGGTTCCCGCTGCTGTCCAGGCTATAGATGCGCAGCTCGCATGGGGACAGCTCGATGTAACAGCTGCTCCAGCGGCTGCCCACACCTTCCCTTTGCTCCAGGTATCCCTTCTTCACAATGTTTGGAAAagctgaaagaaagaagaaacaaacacacacacacacacacaaggattcAATGCTTGATTACTACTTCCAGTACTATTACACAAGCAATCAATCCAAAGGAACAAGTCATAATGTGTTTTTGCAGCCATCTGCATTGCACTAAGAAAATTCCTAATATGTTATACCTTTTTGTAGTGCTAACTGTAATTTTTTGCAGTATAATTGCAACTAAATATCTGGAAAAAATCAATCACCTTAATTCTGCTTCTGCTATGGGCCAAACTGAAACTCATTAATTCCAGAAAATCCTAAAATGTTTGTACATTAATCATAGCTGAGACTTGGCTAATAAAATATGCCTGTGCTTATTACAGCGAATGACTTTCAATGCAGGATGCAAACACAAGGGGAATGCCAATGTTGAAGCCAGTATTTGGACCTCATCTCAATCCTACTGTAACACCACTGTTTTATAGCTGTGCCAAGTGAAGCGCTGCTCCCCTCCCCAGAAGCACACTAACATAAAGTAGCTCTGACTTTATGAATGGCTTCTATGGACATGCTGAGACTGAGACAAGGAGAATACAAATTCACCGGACAGTCCTCAGACAGAAATGGCTtctgttgcttctgctgtggCCTGAATGCTAACATGAGATACATGGAGGTGACTAGCCTCCCATTTAGCATCTAACATATTCCAAGTGTCAACCTGAAAAGAAATGAGATGAGCAGAACAAAGGGCAGATTATTTATCAAATGAGATGATCAGAACAAAGGGCAGATTATTTATCAAATGAGATGATCAGAATAAAGGGCAGATTATTTATCAAATGAGATGATCAGAACAAAGGGCAGATTATTTATCAAATGAGATGATCAGAACAAAGGGCAGATTATTTATCAAATGAGATGATCAGAACAAAGGGCAGATTATTTATCAAATGAGATGATCAGAACAAAGGGCAGATTATTTATCAAATGAGATGATCAGAACAAAGGGCAGATTATTTATCAAATGAGATGATCAGAACAAAGGGCAGATTATTTATCAAATGAGATGATCAGAACAAAGGGCAGATTATTTATCAAATGAGAGGAGCAGAACAAAGGGCAGATTATTTATCAAATGAGATGATCAGAACAAAGGGCAGATTATTTATCAAATGAGATGATCAGAACAAAGGGCAGATTATTTATCAAATGAGATGATCAGAACAAAGGGCAGATTATTTATCAAATGAGATGATCAGAACAAAGGGCAGATTATTTATCAAATGAGATGATCAGAACAAAGGGCAGATTATTTATCAAATGAGATGATCAGAATAAAGGGCAGATTATTTATCAAATGAGATGATCAGAACAAAGGGCAGATTATTTATCAAATGAGATGATCAGAACAAAGGGCAGATTATTTATCAAATGAGATGATCAGAACAAAGGGCAGATTATTTATCAAATGAGATGATCAGAACAAAGGgcagattatttattttagtcCTCAAGTGCTGCTCATTAAATCATCTATTAAAATCGGCTTCCTTGAAGACACTAGTTCTCATTAACTTTAagcaaaaacaagtaaaaaagaaaatcgTTGGAGACTGGCAGATTTATTCATGGCCACCCACTGCCAGTTCCCCTGGTCAGGTGCCAGCCTGTCCTGATTTGACAGCACAGTTGTTTAAACACTTGAACTGTCCTTGTAATTGTTCTTAAAGCAGTTTATATTGATCAACCACTGCTGCATGATGGGTACAATCATCAGTGAAAGTATGTGTGCTTGAcagcataacaaaaaaaacacattcactaTAAAATCCCAAATAAAAGCATTCCTGAGAAATAACGCACAACTCCCACTAACTgccattcacctttttgtttaaaTGCCTGTTAAAAAACACTGTGAGTTTCTGATTGTCTGGCCAGCATGTGATGCACTTCACTAGCATTCAAAGAGAATTCCACGTACTGCGTGTGTATATCgtctgaatggccttgccctgcgtACCACTAACGAGTCTGTGCAACATAACAGACAGCCAAACAGCAGACTGATTCAAAGCAGTAATGCTTGCCAAACCTCAGCAATTAGCACATATTTaggaaacaacaaaaaaaaaaggttgaattatctttaagtgtttattttaaagacactttatacaaaaaacaacaacaaaaaacatttatgATTGTGCAGGCATGATGTCATCCTCCTAGGTGGGTGGACAGCACAGGataattaagaagctctaatCTCTTAAATAGTCCTTGCTACTGGACTTCCAGTAGCAAGGCATTGACAGGCAGTGTTGTAGGTGAATTCCTGGCCTGTCTGAGTTCTATCAGGAACCACGATTTTGTTTTACATTGCCCTCAAACTGTTTCCACTGCATGTCTCAGTCTTCAGTGCAATATGATTTGTCACAGCCTTCCCCAAAATCTTTAATGTCAGCGTGTCATGCTGAAAACAAACTTGTATTGACTTAGTAAAGAATATATAGAGACTAGCAGCAATATACCaagaattatttttctttctaacCTTGTTCGACGTCAAGGCAATTAAAAGGTTAAAGCCAGTTTAATTCTGCTATTAAGGACATTTCCATCACTCTTAAATATTAGAACGAGCGAGAGAGAACACTTTACTAGGGTGTGTTTGTCTTATTTAGGTTCATAAAACAGACCCCACTTTGCAAAGGTCCCCTAGCCAAAACCAGGATTCGGACCCGCAAGCTCCTGAtcgcatgactcaccctgcactccacgcggtaGTGCCTTTACTGGGGACCATATTTTAAGGAACGTGGCGTCTTTTTTCAGATTAACAGAATTCCTGAAGAGCGGGTATTtggtgaaatgtttttttcttatctTATTTTTACAGCAAGTATTTTATTTAACggcatgttttttgttgttgttgttgttgttttttggaacaatttattattttcaggACACAGATAAGGATTTCTATTCATCATATGGAAATGTGTTCTTGTACTGCCTTTAGGAGCACAGCAAGTCGTAAAGGTCAGCACTACGTGTGTGTTAATCaattgtatttacaaaaaaaatacacacttaGAGTTAGATGCAGCAAACCccattattattatctttatacTACAAATAATAGGTTTTGATTCAACATGAATTCAATTTACAGACGGGGAAACATTTAAAGCAACACAGCTTGATGAGCTTGGAATCCCCTGCATTACCCTGAAATATCTCGTCTAACAGCTTTTTGTGAATGTGCGATTCTGTTAAGTATACAAGCAGGTGCTTTAAAACAGTGATGTAAATAATCACAGTTCACTCTCAGGGTTAAATCATTCATCATTGTCTTAGGTTGGAGGGTTTGCCTTTTTGGTGTAATATTTCaaatggttttattattttccaATGCTGGTTCTGTAAAATATAATTAGGGTTTAAGCTAAATTGGTGTAGGATATCAAAATGACCAGCTAACTCTACTAACTTGCCAagatagtaattaaaaaaaaaaaaaaaaaacacacacatacttagAAGGCTCTTGTACTTAAAATAATCCTGTGATCAAAACTACAAGAATGTGTACTGTTCAGGGAATTTCCATATACCTGAAAAAAAAGATCAGATGTGCTGTCAGCAAATAACAATACTTTAATACACATGATCCTTGATgtaagagagtgtgtgtgtgtgtgtgtgtgtgtgtgtgtgtgtgtatacagtaacAGAGCCAGGAGGTGGCAAGCTTCAAAGTGTCAAGAGAGAAAATTAATTAGTCACAATTACTTTAACCTGAATTCAATTTGTTCATCTCACCATCTTCAAAGGGCTTGGTAATTGCATTGAAAAGAGGTTGAAAGCTATCTCAGGTAAAACGCAACATGGATGGCTTCCACAATGAGTCGGCGAGATGGCACAGCATGTCCTAAACCATGTTTTGGACAAATCCCCAGCGGTGAGAGCGAGTTTAATTATGTTTGCACTTTTCCAGTAAACTCCTGTAAACATGCCACGAGGAAAACCCTAAACAGACTTGTGGTAGCACGCCATGTGCACATGTATTTAGGCACACATTTTATTAGGCCTGCACTGCAACCTCTGAAACTAAGCTTCCATGTGACTTAGCCAGGGTTTGAAACACACTAGTCTTGCACCTCGGCCTGGATGAAATACAAAATATGGCAGCGCCATGAATATTATAGCTACAGTACGACATTGCCAAAAAAATGCAGATTTAATCCAGCAATCTGactcctattaaaaaaaaaaaactgttcatccCTATAGCGGAAAGAGCAACTCCTAATACTAAACCTACAGGCCCTAGAGGGGCAACCCTGGAGTGAGCATGACAGTCCCAGAGCCCAATCTACTGCAGGTTTAATAGGTACAATTGAATGATGTACTACTTTCGGACCTGAACCGAGGTTGAatcggttcaattaaacaattacgaACAGGCCTGTAGACTGGTAGGGCTGGAGCTGCCTGCCCCTGCTGTGGACCAGCAGAACACACGTGTTCCAGTCAGCTGCAACACATGACCTTGTTCCAACAAGGCTCTTCGTTGATTCATTGAACCACAAGGTTCAGGTCACCACTGTAAGACCTGGGTAGTTGAAACAGTGCTTTGGAACCCTGTCCTGGATAGGAATGGGCTGAAAGAGCCACAAGTCAGTTTCCCTGGCCCTGAAGAAGAGATGCTCTTTGCCATTGCCAATGCAGTGGGGGTGTCTTTCTGTATTGATTTGTCTATCTGCCCACGGCTAACTGAGCCTGGCCACAAGAACTGAAGCCTTTTTTCCCAGCCATATTTACCTGTAATGGAAACGACTATGAATCACGTACTGGCGAATCTGGAAGAGAACTCAATGCTGAACACAAAGATGACAGGCGCTTACCCGTTTTCAATGCTAATACAAATATTTGAGCATATTTTTATGTTACAGTAGGATTCAATATTGACTCGTGTTCTGATTTCAAAtggttttgtaataaaaaaaaaatacaaataaaaaaaacatctagccAGAGCTGTATAAGTAAGGAAATAAATGAAACCGTCTCAATGGGTTAGGCTATTATATTTGATTGAagaaaacgggggggggggggggggcgcttaGGCTGAATTTTAAAAGTAATAGATGCATGCTGTGCCCTATATTCTagttctgttttaaaaacaactgTAAGTTCAAATTAAAGAGCTGTCTTAATTGGCTGCCATTCCTTGCCAAAATTGTCATCTTCTTTTTCCTTCAAGTGTTTTAGTCCTTTATGCAGAATGCAATTCATTACCAACGCAGCTTTTAGCTGCGGAGTAGCCTTTCTTCCCTGCCTCCTGTCTGTTAATGCATTTGACTGAGATGCTAATCCACCCTTATATTAGTGATAATTGTTGCACGTTGTTAGCCCCTTGTTGTTTATTCTTGTTTCGTTAATGCACTAATCCAGTATTATTGTAAATCTTATTGCAGCAGCCCTCTAATTCCACACACTACAAAAAATCACCATTGCTAATATTACGTGGACTAtagatgacattttgaaatgttccCCATATGAGAAATTCAGACTCATCTCACAAAAGCACATGCTTTTGTAGTATGAGAGAAAGCGCTATTCagcttggcttttttttttttttttttctcccatgtcAGTGAAGTGTATGCTCCCATTTCCACTCTACGagggacaaataaaaaaaaatgtgccatTAAAATTCAAATGCCTTGTTCCATATGGGGGTTGGCGATGGAGGTAGAGGTTTGACAGAGAAGCTTTCTTCTCTTCCAGTGCCTCAGCACAATGAGATGGATAATATTGATCTATTGAGAGCGGCttctgtgtgctctgtgtgcaCTGCTGCTACCTCTCCGTTTCTGATAAGGAAAATcgtttaaaaagaaagcaaattAGACTGAGGCAGAGAGAAAGGAAGAACACTAATAGAAGAGCACAGTCAACATCTGGGCCTGATCTGTACAATAAAGAGGATGAAAAGGATGGCTGGCCCAGCAGCTGCCAGTGTGCAGTACTGGACTGTATCGAGTTTTCTTTTAATAAAGTTGTCCAGTATTCTAGCACTAGTATTAAGGTTTTAAAATTAGCAGGTAATCTGGAGTTGGTAGCGATACTGTAGCGACTAAAATGAATTGTTTACCAGCATGATGTAAGGACCAAGATACAAGCTTTGGTTAATGATCTCCAGGGtgattttaatttagattttaacCCAAGATCATCACGCTTAATACTAAGTGCTTCTGGCCAAACTCCAGCTAGGTCTGAACCAGGTTTGGGGAAAATGTTTttctatttaattgtatttagcaTAGCTGAGAGCTTACAACAGGGGTGGTTAAAGCTTGGCCTTCCATTTTGATCTCATTTTACCCGCTGAACCTGGAGTAGAATGGCCATCCAGGacccgtgattggacacccctggcttAGCAGGTCAGAGCTGGGTATCATCCCTTTTGAAACGGTCCCTTGTGTAAAATCCCTGGTCACTTCTGTCGTCTTGGATGTAGAAGAGCCTGCCTAGCACAGTCTCcaattaaagtaaaattaataagcacttcataataatacaaaataaatacaaataataattaatgcatttaaaaatcaTGTGGCTTTATTGATGTGATAGGAACCTGTGCTCACAGTcggggtcaattccaattccatttcctttttaaaatcaattcccaattccaattcccattccttagaaggaattggaattgatatattagagacataattgttgtgattgttaaACTGCTTTCACTGAAGTAACTTGTTGCCCCTGTGAGAAGCTCATTATAACAGAATACAGATTACAATTTgtatcaatgatgtgttggaattgattaaaagggaatgggagcTGATTTTAAATAGAagttggaaatggaattgaaattgaaaaacaggaattgacacCCCAACCCTGTCTGTGTTTCTGGAAAACTAAATCGCAACAAGTCTCAAGCTTCATGTAATACCAACATACTGTCTTCTTCAACAGTCACACAGCCTCAGACCGATAGAACTGTGCATTGTGATGAGGAGAAGACGTATTGCATTTCAAGAAGTTTAAAATAACAGATTTTCTTCAACACTCcctaccttctttcctttgcaggTCACTGACGACAGCCAGATTCCTCTCCAGGGAGGGGACTCCGTTATCGGGGACAGACTTGTAATTTGCGTCGGACCTTGAGCGGTTGTGCCCACGTGTGAAGGCTGCCGATTCTTTGGCCTGGCTCGCCAGGTCGTTGGTGGAACGGGCCCTGCTCCTGCTCCTTCTGCCCTGACACATGCTGAAGATGTTGAAGGAGGGCACCTCTTTCTTCTCTGCCCACTCCAGGTTGTTGGCGGCTGCATCGCGGCCCTTATTCAGCTGCTCCTTGCTCAGCAAGCCCCAGAAAGTGCCGCCGTTGCTCTGGAGGGAACTGTTTCGGATCTCGACTGCGTGAGTCTTCCCAGCCTTGCTCATGAAGCCCTTCTGCCCAGCGAGCTCAGGCACCTCCTGTATGCTGTAAttctcatgctgctgctgctgctgtccgtTCTCTACAGGGCAGTCAAAACAGTGTAGGAAGTCTTCAGTGACCTCCAACGCCGGGCTGATATCCTCCACTTCCTGCCCGTCCATTTCAAACGGTTTGGTAGCAGCCAATTGAAACCAGCTGGGGCCTCAGTCTGTATAAATGTATATGCAGCAAGGGAAACAGACGTGGCTGACAGATGAAATTTCAAATCAGCCTCTAGAAACTTTGCACAGTTAGTGTAAAAAGGGGCACTCAGCCTGCTTACTAAATATCAACACGAGAGCTCCATGCTGTTTATAGCAGACGGagtggtctttttttttatttataagtgCAACAGAATTTCTTTGGTTAAGGAAGCTAATTTGAGAGGTTCAAGTCTTGTGCCAGGGCCCTCCATTCCTAAAGCGTGTGGTCTCATTTCAAGAAACCAGTTCCACTTTACTGTCGTCACAATCTTGGCTGCCCAGATTAACTGTGTAATGCAGCTGAATACAGTAAACTGCTGTAGATTTATATTCCAGTTCCAtgggaaaaataataaatagattTCATTTAGGATGTGCCTGTCAACAGCACACCACCCAAGACTGTAATTCAGGCAGAGCTACAGTGAAGTCCACATGGCTATCTAATTAATGGAGTATGATTGGATTGGGCATCCTCTAGAGAGAGACGTTATGGACAAGTGGAAAAGAGATACAAGTCTTTAGGCTGTGGATTCGCATACAGGGTTCTGAGCGTGGTTCACAGCATGGCGAGTCCTATTtcctgcaaaaaagaaaaaagattattaATGCAGTCAGCCaacaccccccaaaaaacaaaaacaaacaaacaaacaactgtaTTTGCTTAGAACACAAGAATACCCCTGGGTGTCAGACTACAGGGCAGATCTGCATGCATCACAACAGAAGAGCAGATGCAGTGGTAGCCTGTCTAGTAATCAAAATGGCTTCAATCAAGGCACCACGATAAGACCTTGTCACACAGAGTGATCATGAAGGCACCATGATAAGACCTTGTCATACAGGGTGATCATGAAGTCAACATGATAAGACCTTGTCATACAGGGTGATCATGAAGTCAACATGATAAGACCTTGTCATACAGGGTGATCATGAAGGCACCACGATAAGACCTTGTCATACAGGGTGATCATGAAGGCACCACGATAAGACCTTGTCATACAGGGTGATCATGAAGGCACCACGATAAGACCTTGTCATACAGGGTGATCATGAAGGCACCACGATAAGACCTTGTCATACAGGGTGATCATGAAGGCACCACGATAAGACCTTGTCATACAGGGTGATCATGAAGGCACCATGATAAGACCTTGTCATACAGGGTGATCATGAAGTCAACATGATAAGACCTTGTCATACAGGGTGATCATGAAGGCACCACGATAAGACCTTGTCATACAGGGTGATCATGAAGTCAACATGATAAGACCTTGTCATACAGGGTGATCATGAAGGCACCACGATAAGACCTTGTCATACAAGGTGATCATGAAGTCAGTCGGCAGCTGCTGCTGGGAGGGGGTCGGAGCACTGCAGAGAAATGAAGCTTGGCAAACGATATGCAACAAGATTTTAGGACTGCCGACACCTGAAAGTGTATTAACTTCTTTATATGGGCTCCATTCGTCTTGATAGACAGCAGCATTGCAGTCTGGCCAAATGACTTCTCAATCACCCTGTATACAGTACTGGCCACAGACCCATTGTAACCAATTGAATTAAAGACGGCAAGCATTCTGCGTTCTGATTCCCAAGGAAATACCCCCCAAATGCCTAATACACAGGTCCAGGAAATAGattgcatgtttaaaaaacaaccaAGCTGAACAGTTACTATTGTATACAAATTATCCACGATAACAATTAAGAATAAGATCTACTCTTGCTCTGTGCAgtaaagaaaatgtttattttaatataatatttcttttttttcatatatttttgtaGCAAAATCCAATCTGACCAGGTACTGTAAAACTAAATTATTATACACTTTCATAGcagaataacaaatacaattaccaGATGTGATTATGTATCCTTTACTGGTTTCCTCAGACTCTCACCATCATTCATCTTTTAAAATTCTATGCATTTAAa contains the following coding sequences:
- the LOC117427124 gene encoding pleckstrin homology domain-containing family M member 3-like isoform X1, which encodes MDGQEVEDISPALEVTEDFLHCFDCPVENGQQQQQHENYSIQEVPELAGQKGFMSKAGKTHAVEIRNSSLQSNGGTFWGLLSKEQLNKGRDAAANNLEWAEKKEVPSFNIFSMCQGRRSRSRARSTNDLASQAKESAAFTRGHNRSRSDANYKSVPDNGVPSLERNLAVVSDLQRKEAFPNIVKKGYLEQREGVGSRWSSCYIELSPCELRIYSLDSSGNQQLCTAYSLSHCHSVVATDNQDAKIVDAVFFNNTRLQLRAQSQWEALDWEQRLLERISAVRPAPQEDKPTTQAPRQLSRPTALPLFTQHCQDVLKTGVLYQLTNQNNWQAFTFVLSKSHLVAFPTEGRGPVSDPLFRYNIGTCVAVQRDVSGGCVSRFQVIFPEEGLCLRAESENKTLDWAEAIRVAAALQKASGQPSHVTLRGKPAKNPQRSKRQSVTTSFLGILTTLAVEKGLTAQSFRCAGCQRPVGLSRGRAKVCCYSGLYYCQSCHEDDVFLIPARLVHNWDTRKHKVSKQAKEFLEFVLEEPLIDIQLQNPCLYAHVDSLAAALRLRQQLKSLRAYLFSCRAGVAEDLRRRIFPREYLLQHIHLYSLSDLQQVIEGKLSPFLSKVIKFASSHVYSCSLCSQKGFICEICQNGQVIYPFQDTATKRCEGCGAVFHAECRSKAQPCPRCVRREMHKKPRSFWRKLNLDESAEDSWNFFEMPFQST
- the LOC117427124 gene encoding pleckstrin homology domain-containing family M member 3-like isoform X2; this translates as MDGQEVEDISPALEVTEDFLHCFDCPVENGQQQQQHENYSIQEVPELAGQKGFMSKAGKTHAVEIRNSSLQSNGGTFWGLLSKEQLNKGRDAAANNLEWAEKKEVPSFNIFSMCQGRRSRSRARSTNDLASQAKESAAFTRGHNRSRSDANYKSVPDNGVPSLERNLAVVSDLQRKEAFPNIVKKGYLEQREGVGSRWSSCYIELSPCELRIYSLDSSGNQQLCTAYSLSHCHSVVATDNQDAKIVDAVFFNNTRLQLRAQSQWEALDWEQRLLERISAVRPAPQEDKPTTQAPRQLSRPTALPLFTQHCQDVLKTGVLYQLTNQNNWQAFTFVLSKSHLVAFPTEGRGPVSDPLFRYNIGTCVAVQRDVSGGCVSRFQVIFPEEGLCLRAESENKTLDWAEAIRVAAALQKASGQPSHVTLRGKPAKNPQRSKRQSVTTSFLGILTTLAVEKGLTAQSFRCAGCQRPVGLSRGRAKVCCYSGLYYCQSCHEDDVFLIPARLVHNWDTRKHKVSKQAKEFLEFVLEEPLIDIQLQNPCLYAHVDSLAAALRLRQQLKSLRAYLFSCRAGVAEDLRRRIFPREYLLQHIHLYSLSDLQQVIEGKLSPFLSKVIKFASSHVYSCSLCSQKGFICEICQNGQVIYPFQDTATKRVLITSLLLSKMPRKKNDQLT